Genomic window (Rosa chinensis cultivar Old Blush chromosome 6, RchiOBHm-V2, whole genome shotgun sequence):
CCGCAGCTCCAGTGCTTGATCTCGGTGACTTCAGACTCGCTTTGTAATGCGCGCCGCCTTCAATCTCTAACTCTGTAAGTCCCTCTATTCCCTTGAATTGGAAGTTTGAGTTTCTCATTTCTGTTCAAGCTCTGATTGTTTGGTAGGGACTAGGGAGACAAAGTTAATAATCGACTGTTTTGACTAAAAGCTTGCTAGCTAAGTGTTCTGTAATCTCACCAATTTCATTAGAGATTCAAGTTTTGATCGAATTTTAGTGATTGATTGTGAATGTTGGATGATCAGGACTCATTCACGCGATGCTTTAAGTCGAATCCTCCGGAGCCGTGGAATTGGAATATCTATTTGTTCCCCTTGTGGTGATTCGATACTTTGTTCTATTTCCGGCAAGGTTAGAGCCTCTATCTTCTGCTTACATATTCAAACTTCCATGCATTTATGCCATCAAGCAACAAAATGTGCTGGTATGAGGTTATTGGTATAACAGGACATTGTCTCGCTGATTATTAGTTGACGGTGCTTGCCATTGTCGTTATTGTTGTTGTCTGTTTAGCTATTGAGGGGCTTAACTTATTGTGCAGGGTACTGGTCTTGACTATTGGATAGATAATTTTCCTTTCGGCATTCATTCCTGTGCACTTCCTACTCAAAGGccatgaaaaattgagaaaaaagtGCATATTGTTTTATTACATTTCTATACTTATCATGTATTGCATTTTTTCCTATTGTCTGAAAACAAGGTTGGATTTTTGTGACTGCCTTTTATAGGAATCAGGTTAAATGAAGTAGTATTGCATAATCTTTCATAGACTGCTACAATATTGTTTGGGTTACACATGTATTATCTTTTTATGCACTCTAAAAAATAGTTGAACTGTATTTTGCCATTGTTCTCAACATAAGGTATTTGCCTTTTTCTCTAGTCTTTGTCTAGCAAGTGTTACATGTGCATAATCCTTAGGGTGGTAGTCCTAGTCTATTATAGCATAGGGCATAATACACTTATATTCTTGATGCTCCTTCATCTGGTCTTGCTTTCTACATTGAACATCCTGTACTTATTATGCCctgttgtttctttttccttcagAGATGTTTGGTGGAGTTAATGTGTAGCTTCTTTGTTGCATCTTGGACTGGCGTTGTGAAGTACCATGGACCAAAGCCTAGTATGCGGCCAAAGCAGGTAGTTTTAACTTtaatgttcctttttttttttaaataaccaTATTCATTTGCTCCTGTCCTTATATTTTCTTCCCTAGTTTGAGCAGGTTTTTGTGGCCAATCATACTTCTATGATTGATTTCATCATCCTGGAACAAATGACGGCAATTGCTGTAATTATGCAAAAGCATCCTGGATAGGTTGGTAAGTGCTATTGCTAATATTGTTATTTATTGGAATTCCATTTTTGAAAGTGTTTCTGCCAAAACCTCCAAGGAAACTTGAGTCACTTTCATGCACAGAGTTCTATACTTGTCTGTATCATTGAAACGTCGAGTTAGATTTGCCCGATTTATGTAGTGTAATTACTTCAATTATCCATCTTACATGTAAGTTCCTCAGGCCTCTGATGGAAGTGAAGTTTTCTGGCTTTgtgtgattttattttattttcatggtttagaaaatgaatttagtaGTGTTACCATATTTTTTCTTGTACATCAATGAATCATTTGTAAAAGTGGCCAAGTGAAGAGCCAGGTTTTGGCCTTTTGGATCTATGCTATTTTTGTTTACCACAAATAATAACAGTCAGGAATGGGAAAAATCTAAGTTCGCATTTTGCATATAATAAATGGAGTCCttatgatttttattttcttggagAAAGATGAAATCAAACTGATTATTATCTCTGTTTATGCCTCACATGAAGGATTGTtgcaaaaaattattttggagaGTGTGGGATGTATCTGGTTCAATCGTTCAGAATCAAAGGGTTGGGAAATTGTTGCGAAGAAGTAAGTATAAATAGAAAGAGCATGCTGGATTTCTGTATTAAGTTGTTGCCCATGTTGGTATATGAACTTGTACAGTTTTATCTCTTTTTCAGATTAAGGGATCATGTGGTGGGGCCTGACAATAACCCTTTCCTTATATTTCCCGAAGGAACTTGTGTAAACAATCACTACACTGTTATGTTTAAGAAGGTCTGTATCtgagtttttgttttgctaaggttTTAGTGTGTTAATATTTGTGTTTCATTGTAGGACATATATATGTACTGAATTTGTTTCTATTAAGAAGTTCTTGGTCTTTGTCGTTTGAtctaaccttttcttttatttgtttatatgtttAGGGTGCATTTGAGCTTGGCTGCTCAGTTTGCCCTGTCGCAATTAGGTACAATAAAATTTTTGTTGATGCATTCTGGAACAGCAGAAAGTAAGCTTGAATTCTGACAGACTAATATAATATGCACTCagacttatttatttacttagaGAATGGGTTTGTTCCTTGACATATCTTTCTTATTATGACCAAGAAAGTTGTCTACTCATATCTACTTTGAAACTAGTATAATGGAAAGCATGAAGTGTTTCAATGCCAATAAACACAATCGTTATAGTCCAATCCTTGTGAGCTGGCCATTGATGGTGctctttgatatttttttgctttagATCCATGATTTGGAAGCCTTTAGCAATGCTTGGGCTGTTGTTATGTTGTCCATGGTACCATAAGGGTTTATATAATATGGTTTTGTTGCAGGCAATCCTTCACAATGCATCTGCTACAGCTTATGATATCATGGGCTGTTGTTTGTGATGTGTGGTATTTGGAGCCCGAAAATATGAAGCCTGGGGAGACTGCCATTGAATTTGCAGAGGTAACTAGTCTTTCCTGGGCTTGTATTAAGAACAAAGTGCCTTGCCTCAGGTCGGTCTGATCTtgttttatctccaccattttgGATACTTCATTGCAGGGTCAGGGACATAATTTCTATTCGAGCAGGACTTAAGAAGGTCCCATTATTTCAGGCTATGGAGTATTTATTAGTGTGTAGGGAGCAAGGAGGTAGTTCTTCGCCAAGAGAGTTCTACAACTTTTTGACTGAATTTCAAAAGGCATCTAGGTAATGCATTTTTTCTCTACAATTCTGTCTTGAGAGCTCAtttgaataatatatatatatatatatatatatatatctgtgtgtgtgtgtgtgtgtgtgtgtgtaaaataaataaatctgtAAAAAAAGCTATAAGCCAACTTTTTGGACATGCTCAATAAATATTGCTAATACCTTTTATAAAAGTAACATCTGATAAAACCATTGGGTTAGGGGGAACAAAGAGACATTTTGCAAATATCTTTTAGGAGTTATCCATTTGAATTTACTTGGTAAAAGATCAAGTAATACAAGAAAGAAAAGTACACGAGTGCCACCATCCTCAACATTAGTACTTGTTGCTTTCAAATTTGTTCCAAAGGGTAGCATTCTCATTTTGTTACAGACATCTTCAAATGTTTGACGGTATCTTGTTTCTTTTCCAAAACGAAGTTAACATTTAACTTGCATGATTGTGTAGAAAACCTGGTGCTGCATGGAGATTTAATAGTCCCTGTGTCCTATTTAGTGTTTACATGTTTCTTACTCATTACATTCAAATTTTAAAACCCAGAATTTGTTAATTCTCTGCATAAATTTTGCAAAACGGCAATTGACATGGTTTCGTAACGAGCATATCTATCACTGGCTTGACGCTTCCAAACCCTTGGTATGCTCTCCAATTTGTTTCCATTATTTGCTAGAGATGTAGGTAACTCTCCCCTCAGCTTTATGTATTATTTCCCGCACTATTTCTTTGCACCTGAGAATGGTTAGACATATTAGCtttagcaattttttttttgtcattaacAGTATGGTTATCTGGAATTGTTAAATTATGCTCATGTAAATTTTGTGTACTCATCTCACACTGGACAAGTTTTGTAGGATATTGTTCTAAACTTTATTTGTGATGCATACCATGACAAAAGTGGAAATTGGGTTATGCCTGAGTCACTGCAAATGAAGAAAGAATTGTCAAGCCGCTGAGAAGTGTTTGAACTAAAAAGCAACCAAACTAAGAACAGGTATAGTATATGAACATTGAATGGTTTTAGTTATTGTTGAGTTGGCAAAAAGGGCTAATATATAGTTTTGTTTATATGCAATTGTGCAGGCATTTTATCAGACATGAAGATTGTTCAGATATTCTAGAATGGATACAGAGAACACAAGGCTGAAACAATGAATTGTCATTTAATATTCACTTCCTTGGTGCTTGATTTTTGCCAAAGCATCTGATATGATCAGACAGAACTATACTTGAGTAGGGATAATCTTCTCCTTACCGGCCAAAAAATCTCATCATAGAGTTTGTTTCTTTGGATAGGTTAGCTTTTAAGGCTCCAGCTTACTGCAGCTTTTATGTTGAGTCCTATAATTCTTTTCTTGAgatgatgtcccaagtagatgggcacgCACTATAATTCATTTCTCTGTTTAAAATGTTGGCTTCAATGATTGGGAAATACGCCATTTTTTGGTCTTGTATTGGTTAGATTTCTCATTTGATAGTTTACAATGTTTGTATTTAACGACATACTGTTCgtttggtaaatggaccaaatgaatgcacaatctaattcaaGAATAGGATGTTCAAATGATTGCATAACATATTAGATATAATGATcactgcctgttgtctgaatggccaaaaatgtgactTAAAtcattgtaatcaatcatatcacacatcggtttttaaagAATCAGTATTTTCTaatttatactcagacaacagaattaattaaactctgttgtcgtaaaagttaatcacacaacggaattaattgaactctgttgtcctaaagttaatcacacaacagatatagtccaagaactgaagtttgaag
Coding sequences:
- the LOC112171253 gene encoding glycerol-3-phosphate acyltransferase 9-like; its protein translation is MYLVQSFRIKGLGNCCEEVSINRKSMLDFCIKLLPMLVYELVQFYLFFRLRDHVVGPDNNPFLIFPEGTCVNNHYTVMFKKGAFELGCSVCPVAIRYNKIFVDAFWNSRKQSFTMHLLQLMISWAVVCDVWYLEPENMKPGETAIEFAEVTSLSWACIKNKVPCLRSV